Proteins from a genomic interval of Paenibacillus sp. FSL H8-0048:
- the folE gene encoding GTP cyclohydrolase I FolE codes for MGGIKEYKNGKVTANREQIEYHVEKILELIGEDTSREGLLETPARVTRMYEEIFGGYSVDPREALGVTFDESHEELVIVKDIVYYSQCEHHMAPFFGKVHIGYVPSGRIAGLSKLARLVEAVSRRLQVQERITAQIADIMTEVLNPHGVMVVVEGEHLCMCARGVKKPGSKTVTMATRGSFREDAAARAEFLALIKE; via the coding sequence ATGGGGGGCATCAAGGAGTACAAGAACGGGAAGGTTACTGCAAACCGGGAGCAGATTGAGTATCATGTAGAGAAGATTCTGGAATTAATCGGTGAGGATACCAGCCGCGAAGGCCTGCTCGAAACACCGGCCAGAGTGACCCGGATGTATGAAGAGATCTTCGGCGGTTATTCCGTTGATCCGCGCGAAGCGCTGGGCGTAACCTTCGACGAGTCTCATGAAGAGCTGGTCATTGTGAAGGATATTGTCTACTATAGCCAATGCGAGCATCACATGGCTCCATTCTTCGGCAAGGTGCATATCGGCTATGTTCCCAGCGGCCGCATTGCCGGACTCAGCAAGCTGGCCCGGCTAGTAGAAGCGGTCAGCCGCCGGTTACAGGTGCAGGAGCGTATCACAGCCCAGATCGCCGATATCATGACTGAGGTGCTGAATCCGCACGGTGTAATGGTTGTAGTCGAAGGGGAGCATCTGTGCATGTGTGCCCGGGGCGTGAAGAAACCAGGCAGTAAGACGGTTACAATGGCCACCCGCGGCTCGTTCCGCGAGGATGCTGCGGCAAGGGCTGAATTCCTGGCCCTGATCAAGGAATAG
- a CDS encoding YneF family protein — MNIALPIITLVVGLIGGFFIGVYYLRRQMTTMQNDPEMLQKVAKQMGYNLNGKQMQRAQQMMKNGNPPGRPAAGKGNSRKK; from the coding sequence ATGAATATTGCATTGCCTATTATTACGCTTGTGGTAGGTCTGATCGGCGGTTTCTTCATCGGTGTGTATTATCTGCGCAGACAGATGACAACGATGCAGAATGATCCTGAAATGCTGCAGAAGGTTGCCAAGCAAATGGGGTATAATCTGAACGGGAAGCAAATGCAGCGTGCCCAGCAGATGATGAAGAACGGTAACCCGCCGGGGCGTCCCGCTGCGGGCAAAGGAAATTCCCGCAAGAAGTAA